The Bradyrhizobium barranii subsp. barranii genome segment GCCAGGGCCTTCAGGTGCGCGTGCTCGGTCTTGCTGAGGCGAAGTGCGCGCGCCAACGCATCGACGGTGGTGATCGAGGGGCTGACGGTGCGGCCCTGCTCGAGGCGGATGTACCAGTCGACACCGATGCCGGCGAGCAGGGCGACCTCCTCGCGGCGCAGGCCCGCGGTGCGCCGGCGGCTGCCCGCCGGAAGCCCGACCGTCTTCGGCGTCAGCTTTTCGCGGCGGGACCGCAGGAAGTCGCCGAATTCGATGCGGCGCGGATCGGCCATGATGTTGCGCTCCGATGGAGGGCCTTCGTGATACTAGGATAATACCAGGCCTTCCTGGCCCTTCCAAGGCGGCGCATATGCCCTTTCACCAGACTTTGAGGTGAACATCATGAAAGCTGCCGTACTCAAATCCTTCGGATCGCCGCTGGTGATCGAGAATGTGCCGGAGCCGGTGCTCGGCACCGGCGAGGTCATCGTCGACGTCGTCGCCACGCGCGTCCTGTCCTACATGAACGAGGTTTTCAGCGGCGAACGAAACTACGCGCTCGACCTGCCGATCATCCCGGGTCCCGGCGGCATCGGCCGGGTGCGCGCGATCGGCCCGGACGCGACCAAGCTCGCCGTTGGCGACTGGTTGTTCTGCGACCCGACGGTGCGTTCGCGCGATGACATCGTGGCGCCCGATATCGCCCTGCAAGGGCTCACGGCCGCCGGCCCCGGCGGTATGCGCCTGCAACGGCATTTTCGCCACGGCTCCTATGCCGAGCGGATGCGCGTGCCGACCGAGAATGTGAAGCGGCTTGGCGCGATCACGTCCGCGGAAGCCTCGCAATGGTGCGCGCTGGGGACGGCGCTGGTGCCCTATGGCGGCTTTCTCGCCGCCAACCTTCAACCCGGCGAGACCGTGCTGGTGAGCGGCGCCACCGGCAATTTCGGCAGCGCCGCCGTCTCCGTCGCGCTCGCGAT includes the following:
- a CDS encoding zinc-binding dehydrogenase; translated protein: MKAAVLKSFGSPLVIENVPEPVLGTGEVIVDVVATRVLSYMNEVFSGERNYALDLPIIPGPGGIGRVRAIGPDATKLAVGDWLFCDPTVRSRDDIVAPDIALQGLTAAGPGGMRLQRHFRHGSYAERMRVPTENVKRLGAITSAEASQWCALGTALVPYGGFLAANLQPGETVLVSGATGNFGSAAVSVALAMGAACVVAPGRNDRILADLVRRFGDRVKPVKLTGNESDDCESMKRAAPGPIDCVFDIMPPSVSTTVVRAAIMTVRAYGRVVLMGGVGMAGGAGLDLPYPWIMRNCISIHGVWMYPPDAASRLIALARAGLLRLDEYEATAFDLDHVNEAVEHAAANAGPFKLTVIRP